The Corylus avellana chromosome ca11, CavTom2PMs-1.0 genome contains the following window.
CTTTACCTCTTAAAGTTAAAGTTTGAAGCTATTTTGAATTTCaccttcaatattttaatttttgtaatttactctCAATTTGTCAAATATTATTGTGTAATTCACTCTcaatttatcaaatatttacttttatttttaagtgtttaaattttattcggaagataattttttttttttaaaattgtgttccattatttcttttctaattaattatttgcttTTATTGGTTTGCAACATTCAGCTAACTCCTTATTGTGGTtggtttgttttcaagaaatccTTCAAGATAACTAATTCACTGAAAgatactcatttttcttagacactacTAGTCATTTAACTGTGTTTAGTTTTTTTgcaagtagtttaaattatgagaaatgttaaacATCTCACatttttgttccaaaagttggttcacaaatgatgtgtcacaatttcATGAGTTAATGAcacactttccaaaataatcaatctcatgatATGGTAACACATTATTTGGAAACTAactattgaaaagaaaattcagaatGTATAGCAATTCTcctaaattattatgtgtttgtgatgtcattagatgaagatttttaatagttactttgatttttgtttttttttttgttgggtaatttgatgaatttgatttgattaatttatttgtgattCTTTTGGTCTGTCTTGTTTTACATAAATAATCGTAtaggtaccaaaaaaaaataatatatatatatattcgatcTCGGACCTCTTAGGAAAAAATTCCTGGTTCTGCCCCTATCGGTACACCTATTATCACAATGATCTTCTAGCAAGCAAACCCCAAAATTCTTTGCACTTCTAAAAATCGATAGGGGAAATTATCCTTtctccccatgaactaccagGCGATGACCATTTCCTCCTATCAACTATTAACTTTACATTACGActtcatcaaactaccatttcgttACTAAAACCCTCATTCCGTCAGTCGAAGTTGTTAAGTTGGATGGTCAGCCCATCACGTGTGTGAACAGTACTTATGAACAGTGTCATGAACAATACCTATGCCGTGAACAATATGGTTGACCGTCCTACTTAATGGTCTTGACTAACGGAATGAGGGTTTTGGTAACGAAATAGTAGTTTGGTGgggtcgtaatgtaaagttAGTAGTTGATGGAGGGAAATGGTCATCgcgtggtagttcatggggagaAAGGATAATTTCCCCAAATCGATAccttaaaagattaaaatcttTAGAGCATTAGCACATCTTCTCTTAGATTTtccttaaatgtagggaatcaaattactttttacttcatTATTCAAATAAACCCTATAATAACTTTCCTTATCGTTTCCTTaaaccatttaaatattattttaaataaatgcaaggggaaagagagaggaaataaaaataaaaaaaattatattaaaataatgttaagagAACGAAAAGTGTTGCCCACGTGAtttttttaggagtttttcatacatttagaaaatgaaattatatataaagaagCTGTTGTTAATAGTGTTTAGGGAGTCCAATATCATTTTTTGTCATTGTACTTTCATGTCAAACAACTATTATTGGTTTTATGGAAATGGGTTTTGATaagagtaagtttttttttttttttttcctaagcattTATATAGCATTTAGgcttttcttatttctttgtttcttcaaATCGCTCTCACAAATCTTCATCAACAGGGTTTTGCCCGTTCAGCTGGATCACGAAACAAGAATGGTAAAACTATTTCCTTCTTTTGGTCGTTGCTTGCAAAGGCTTTTCTGTTATGGTAGTGATAATCCATGGAACCCTTTGAAGGGTTTACCACTTGTGCACAGACTTTCCTCCTCCATCCCTAGACAAACCCTTGTTGGTAGACGTACTGCCAGAAATCGTGTGTTATCATACTCTCCATGGCCCTTGGGTTCACAGCGATGTTTCAGTCATAATAATACTAGTGAAGATGAAGATGGTATCTCATCGTCCCCATGTCTGATGACTGCTTGGTCTGGGCCTCAACAATTGAATAAGTTGGCGGTTGCAGGCCAGAAGATTGTAACCCTCGATTATCCAAAGGATGTAGCATTTGATGAGATTCTGGGATCATCTTCACCAGGTTGGATTGCCGTTACCAATGCTTTTGACGGTGATATTGTACTTACGAATCCCTTCACTGAAAAAATTGGTAAGGTCTATCAGGCTACTCCTCCTCCAGTTGTTAGGCTTCCGCCTACGAGTACAATGTCTCAAATGGACGTAATCATAGAGTGTTGGAGAAGAGACTGTATAGAGAACGAGCTACGAATAGAAATAAGCTACGATGATTTCATATCTAACATTGTTTGGTCGTCAAACCCCATGTCCCCCGATTGCACCGTGATGGTTGTATATGGTCCAAATAGGGATGTTGCATTTTGTAGACCCGGAGACAAGTCGTGGAGTGATGCCTGCTTTCGAGATAGTTATACGCAATTACTAGTGTATTCCAACAAGAGCAAATTGTTCTATGCCCAAAAGTTCAATGGACGAACATTTGAAGGTTGGGATCTCCAACAAGCTTCTTGTCCTAAGATGATTCATCGTCTTGATCATACTAATTATGAATTTG
Protein-coding sequences here:
- the LOC132166384 gene encoding uncharacterized protein LOC132166384 translates to MVKLFPSFGRCLQRLFCYGSDNPWNPLKGLPLVHRLSSSIPRQTLVGRRTARNRVLSYSPWPLGSQRCFSHNNTSEDEDGISSSPCLMTAWSGPQQLNKLAVAGQKIVTLDYPKDVAFDEILGSSSPGWIAVTNAFDGDIVLTNPFTEKIGKVYQATPPPVVRLPPTSTMSQMDVIIECWRRDCIENELRIEISYDDFISNIVWSSNPMSPDCTVMVVYGPNRDVAFCRPGDKSWSDACFRDSYTQLLVYSNKSKLFYAQKFNGRTFEGWDLQQASCPKMIHRLDHTNYEFDPPTRKFEYLVESLGDILLVVRYLGPPTRLPSKTHRFDVFKLDFQQQTMERVECLGDRVLFLCMKHSFSVSAQDFPELNPNSIYFTHDDVEYWPEIYETNNRYEPDREDYDIGFYCLEDHSITPLYDMADGLCDPGCWVIPKPPYM